ATGGTATGGATACTAGGGCCGAGGGCATCGGCCCGAATGGGCCATGCCCTGCGGCCTGCTCTAACCGCAGGAGCACAGCACATTTGCCTGCGCAATGCGACATAGACGTGGAAGGGGTGAGAATCATGGCTGAAGACGCGAAGACCAACGAGACACAGCAACAGGCAGAGGAACCCGCCGCTCCCACGGCACAGGAGACCGCCCCGACGGGCGCGGCCGAGGCGGACGAGAAGGAATTGTTGCGCCAGGCGCTTGAAAAGGCGCAGGCCGAAGCGAAGGACTATCTGGATCAACTCCTTCGCTCGCGCGCCGACTACGCCAACTACAAGCGTCGCGCCGAACAGGAGAAGCAGGAACTGATCCGCCGCGGCAACGCGAACCTGATCGTGCAATTGCTGCCCGTGCTGGACGACTTTGAGCGGGCCTTCCAGTCGCTGCCGTCTGGCCTGGAAAAACTCACGTGGCTGGACGGGATCGCCCTGGTGCACCGCAAACTGCAACTGATTCTGGAGAAGGAGGGCCTGCAACCCATCCAGATCAACGGCCGAAAGTTTGACCCGACGGAGCACGAGGCCATCGGCTACGAAGAGTGCGACGATGTGGAAGACGGCATGATCGTGGTCGAGGTGCAGAAGGGCTACAAACTCGGCGACCGCGTCCTGCGCCCGACGCTGGTTCGCGTGGCCCGACGGCCCGTCGCGCCCGCCGCGGAGGCGAAGGCCAGCGCCGAAGGCCCATCGCAGGCGCAGGGCGCGGAGACCCCGCAGGAATAGCCCCGCGGCGGCATCCCCGCGCCCCGTTGGGCTTCCGAGACACGTTTTTTCAAGGAGAAAACATGGGCAAAATCATCGGCATTGACTTGGGCACCACCAACTCGGTTGTCGCGGTCATGGAAGGCGGCGAGCCGATTGTCATTCCCAACGCGGAGGGCAGCCGACTGACTCCCTCGGTAGTGGCCATCGCCAAGAACGGCGAAAGGCTGGTCGGCCAACTGGCGAAACGCCAGGCCGTTACCAATCCAGAGAACACCATCTTCTCCATCAAGCGCTTCATGGGGCGCAAGTTCAACGACCCCGAGGTGCAGCGCGCCATGAAGGTGGTGCCCTACAAGATCTCGGCCGCGCCCAACGGGGATGTCCGCGTCCACATGGGCGGCAAGGAGTACTCGCCACCCGAAATCTCGGCCATGATCCTGCAAAAACTCAAGACCGACGCCGAAGCCTACCTGGGCGAGACCATCACCCAGGCCGTCATCACGGTGCCAGCGTACTTCAACGACGCCCAGCGCCAAGCCACCAAGGACGCGGGCACCATCGCTGGCCTGGAAGTGCTGCGCATCATCAACGAGCCGACTGCCTCGTCCCTCGCCTACGGCCTGGACAAGAAGAAGGACGAAAAAATCGCCGTGTACGACCTGGGCGGCGGGACGTTTGACATCTCCATCCT
This genomic window from Chloroflexota bacterium contains:
- the grpE gene encoding nucleotide exchange factor GrpE is translated as MAEDAKTNETQQQAEEPAAPTAQETAPTGAAEADEKELLRQALEKAQAEAKDYLDQLLRSRADYANYKRRAEQEKQELIRRGNANLIVQLLPVLDDFERAFQSLPSGLEKLTWLDGIALVHRKLQLILEKEGLQPIQINGRKFDPTEHEAIGYEECDDVEDGMIVVEVQKGYKLGDRVLRPTLVRVARRPVAPAAEAKASAEGPSQAQGAETPQE